ATCTGGGCGGTGTCCAGGGACAGGGTTACTTCGCCGCCGTCCTGGAGATGCTGCGGCAGCCTCGGCTCGATCAGGATCTGTGTGCTCGCGGTGTAGACCGAGTCAGTGGTCGAATTGTAGAACGCGGCGACCAGGAATGCCGCGGCCAATGCCGCGATGATCGTTGCGATATAGCGCTTGAAAAATCCGGTTATGTCGGAAAGACCGATGAACTCCTGACCGCCGGATGCCAGCTGATCCGCTGCCGCCGGCCATCTATGGGGGAACACACGGTCCATTCAATCCCTCCTGCACGCGCATGCCACAATTGCGCGCATGCGCCGTTCGGAAGCAGGCGATCCATGGTTTCCGACTGGTATTTTCATTGAAGGCTGAGGCCCCGAGATCCCAGACTGCCGCAAAAAGACTACCTCCAGCTTCCGGAAGGTAAACGCCGCCAATTGGCGTATGGGCTTACGCCCTATGGGAAGAGAGAAGGCGCGACAGCCCCGCTCTGGCGCTCTCCACAATTGAGACCTGATGTTCCAGCAGCACCTGTCGCCCACGATTTATCGCCATATCCCTGGTCAGGGCATCGACCTTCGCGGACAGGCGTTTGGCGTCCTCGCCGTTCTCCATCGCCTCCAAGGAGAACGCGGCGCATTGCTCCATCCTGTCTCCGGACTGGCGGAGTTGCGCGGACTCGCACTCGATTTCCGCTCGAATCCCTTCGAGAAGGCGAGCCAGGCGCCCGAAACGCCTTTGGTCGATGGTCTCGTGCAACGCGATCAGCGGCATTTTGCAGGCCACTCTTCGTGAGATCCGCGACAGGACGCGCACCCGTCAGGATAGGAATCCCCGAGGGCTGGACGAGATATCCTTTCGGCCGTTGGCCGGCATGCTCCTAACGGATGAGGGGGTGCGGACCGGCGAGCGGAGCTATCCGAATTCATGACGCGGCTCGCGCCCGACCTCGTGCTAGGACTGGCCCGCAAATTGCGGAGCAGAAGCCGTGAGCCTGAACATTGTCGGCCAGGCCAGGCCGAACACATTCGCCTTCGAAACCAGTGCTCTCATCAAGGCCACTGGCTTTCGAGAATATGACGCGCGTTGGTGGTTCGGGCACCCAGGTTCCGACAAGGAGCCCGAACTCAACCTGCTGGGCGTGCAGGCGCTCGGCATGGGGCTCGGCACTTTGATACGCCGAATGGGCATGCGCCCAGAGATCATCACCGGCCACGACTTCCGCAGCTATTCCACGGCCATCAAGATGGCGCTGGTCAGCGGCCTGATGGCGGCCGGCGCGCGCGTCAAGGACGTCGGCCTGGCGCTTTCTCCCATGGCCTACTTCGCCCAGTTCGCGCTCGACGCTCCGTCGGTGGCGATGGTGACGGCCTCGCACAACGAAAACGGCTGGACCGGCGTGAAGATGGGAGCGCAAAGGCCGCTGACTTTCGGCCCCGAGGAGATGTCGGCCTTGAAAGCGCTCGTGCTGGACGGCGACTTCGATCTCGTGGGCGGAGGAAGCTACGAATTCGTCGCCGGATTTCGCGAGCGATACATCGAGGACCTGACCGCGGGAAAGACAATCGGCAGGAAGCTGAAGGTGGTGGCCGCCTGCGGCAATGGCACCGCCGGCGCTTTCGCGCCGCAGGCGCTGGAACGCATCGGCTGCGAGGTAATCCCGCTGGACATCGAGCTCGACCACACCTTTCCGCGCTACAATCCCAATCCCGAAGACATGAAGATGCTGCATGCGATCCGGGACAAGGTTCTGGAGACGGGCGCCGATGTCGGGCTCGGCTTCGACGGCGACGGGGATCGCTGCGGCGTGGTCGACAACGAGGGCCACGAGATTTTTGCCGACAAGGTCGGCGTCATGCTGGCGCGGGACATTTCCAGCCTGCACCCGAAGTCCGTATTCGTCGCGGACGTGAAGTCGACGGGGCTGTTCGCGACGGATCCCATCCTCGCCCAAAACGGGGCGATCACGGATTACTGGAAGACCGGGCATTCCTACATCAAGCGGCGCGTTGCCGAGCTCAACGCTATCGCCGGCTTCGAAAAGTCGGGGCATTTCTTCTTCAACCCGCCGATCGGGCGCGGCTACGACGACGGGCTCGTGACGGCAATCGCCGTCTGCGAGATGCTCGACCGCAGCCCGGCCAGGACATTGGCGGACCTCTATCGCGACCTGCCGCTGACCTTCGGCACCCCGACGATGTCGCCCCATTGCCCCGACGAGGAGAAATACGGCGTGGTCGAGAAGGTCGTGAAGGCATTCACGAAAATGAAGGGCGACGGGATCGAGTTCGCCGGCCAGCCACTGGCCGATCTGGTCACCGTGAACGGGGTGCGTGTAGTCGCCCAGGACGGCACGTGGGGTCTGGTCAGGGCCTCATCGAACAAGCCGGAAATCGTCGTGGTGGTGGAAAGCCCCGTCTCGCCGGAGCGACGTCGCGAGATGTTCCAGGCTCTCGATGCGGTTCTGCGCCGCAATCCGGAAGTCGGAGCTTACAACCAGACGTTCTGAGAGGAATAGGCTGAGGGGAACTCAACATGCCGGACCGGATCGTAAGTTTCGTCATGAGCGGGGGCGTGGGCTCGCGGCTGTGGCCCCTCTCGCGCGAGGACAACCCCAAGCAGTTCCACGACCTTTCGGGCGACGGTTCGATGCTTGCCAAGACCGTACGGCGCTTGAAAGCGCGGCCGGACGGCGAGACCCCCATCTACCTGATAGCGTCCGAACGGCATGCCGACCGTCTTGTTTCGGACATCTGCCCGCTCGGCCTGAATGGCGGCAGGCCGATTTTCGAGCCCGTCGGCCGCAATACCGCCGCCGCCGTCGCCGTGGCCACCCTGCAGACGATTTCCGAACATGGCGGCGACGCGCTCGTGCTCGTGGTCCCCTCCGACCATGAGATATCGACAGAGGCGCAATTCTGGCAAACCGTCGAGGCGGGCAGCGCCGCCGCCAGTTCAGGAAACATCGTCGTGTTCGGCATCAAGCCGACCCACCCCGAAACCGGATACGGCTACACCGAGGTCGCCACGGCAAAGGGCGACGCAGTTGCGGCAGTCTCGCGCTTTGTCGAAAAGCCGGATGCCGAGACAGCCCGCCAGTACGTCTCTTCGGGAAGATTCTACTGGAATGCCGGCATCTTCCTGTTCCGCGCCGAGACGATGCGGCAGGCCTTCCTCGAATTCCAGCCTGACATCTGGGAAACCGTCGAGCGGGCCTATCGGGCCGCGCGGACCGACGTCGGCGGCATCTATCTGCCGCAAAGCTTCTACTCCGCCGTCCCCTCGATATCGATCGATTACGCGGTGATGGAACATGCGCGCGGCATCGCGATGGTCACGGCTTCCTTCCGCTGGAACGACCTTGGATCGTGGCAGTCGCTGCTCGAAGCGAGCCCGACCGACCCCAACGGCAACGTCGTGATGGGCGACGTCGTCGCCATGGACTGCGACGGCTCCTACCTTCGCAGCCAGGGCAGATTGCTGACCGTCATCGGGATGAAGGACGTGGCGGTGGTGGCAACGCCCGACGCCGTATTCGTCGCCCCGGTCAGCCATAGCCAGAACGTCAAAAAGGTCGTCGAACAGCTGGAGAAGGGCGGACGTCTCGAGACGAAGTTCACGGCGTCGGAAGACCGCGTCGTCCTCAGCGGATCGTGGCGCAAGCGGGTCGAGCACTGGCTCTTCGACGAGACCTTGCCGCTATGGTCCGCCTCGGGTGTCGACGATGTCCATGGCGGCTTCCATGAGGCCCTCGGCTTCGATGCAAGGCCGTTGGGCAAACCCAAGCGCATGCGAACGATGGCGCGCCAGATATACGCTTTCGCGGTCGCCAAGGAACGCGGCTGGACCGGACCGGCCGACAGGCTGATCGACCACGGCATCGACTTCATCGCCAGGAACGGTCGAACCGACCGCGGCGGATGGGTGCGGACCCTTCAACCCAACGGCAGCGTGGCCGACCCGGCGGAGGACGCCTACGACCATTCCTGCGTGCTGCTCGCGCTTGCCCATGCGCACCGGTGCGGCCATCGGGACGCCTTGCGGCTTGCCCAGGAAACGTTCCAATTCATCGACGCCCATCTCGAGGATCACAGCCTGAATGGTTTCCTCGAGAGCCCGGGTTGGAACGGCATGCGGTTCTCGAACCCGCACATGCACATGTTGGAATCCTTCCTTGCCTGGCATGACGTCACCGGCGACCGCGCATATCTGCGTCGGGCAGCGCGTGTCATCGATCTCTTCCGGTGCCATTTCTTCGACCAGGAGAGCTGGACGCTCGGGGAGCGTTTCGACGCCGATTGGTTGCCATCGCCAGGCCCCGACGGACAATGGACCGAACCGGGGCACCATTTCGAATGGGCTTCCCTCCTCG
The window above is part of the Mesorhizobium sp. WSM4904 genome. Proteins encoded here:
- a CDS encoding phosphomannomutase/phosphoglucomutase — its product is MSLNIVGQARPNTFAFETSALIKATGFREYDARWWFGHPGSDKEPELNLLGVQALGMGLGTLIRRMGMRPEIITGHDFRSYSTAIKMALVSGLMAAGARVKDVGLALSPMAYFAQFALDAPSVAMVTASHNENGWTGVKMGAQRPLTFGPEEMSALKALVLDGDFDLVGGGSYEFVAGFRERYIEDLTAGKTIGRKLKVVAACGNGTAGAFAPQALERIGCEVIPLDIELDHTFPRYNPNPEDMKMLHAIRDKVLETGADVGLGFDGDGDRCGVVDNEGHEIFADKVGVMLARDISSLHPKSVFVADVKSTGLFATDPILAQNGAITDYWKTGHSYIKRRVAELNAIAGFEKSGHFFFNPPIGRGYDDGLVTAIAVCEMLDRSPARTLADLYRDLPLTFGTPTMSPHCPDEEKYGVVEKVVKAFTKMKGDGIEFAGQPLADLVTVNGVRVVAQDGTWGLVRASSNKPEIVVVVESPVSPERRREMFQALDAVLRRNPEVGAYNQTF
- a CDS encoding AGE family epimerase/isomerase, which codes for MPDRIVSFVMSGGVGSRLWPLSREDNPKQFHDLSGDGSMLAKTVRRLKARPDGETPIYLIASERHADRLVSDICPLGLNGGRPIFEPVGRNTAAAVAVATLQTISEHGGDALVLVVPSDHEISTEAQFWQTVEAGSAAASSGNIVVFGIKPTHPETGYGYTEVATAKGDAVAAVSRFVEKPDAETARQYVSSGRFYWNAGIFLFRAETMRQAFLEFQPDIWETVERAYRAARTDVGGIYLPQSFYSAVPSISIDYAVMEHARGIAMVTASFRWNDLGSWQSLLEASPTDPNGNVVMGDVVAMDCDGSYLRSQGRLLTVIGMKDVAVVATPDAVFVAPVSHSQNVKKVVEQLEKGGRLETKFTASEDRVVLSGSWRKRVEHWLFDETLPLWSASGVDDVHGGFHEALGFDARPLGKPKRMRTMARQIYAFAVAKERGWTGPADRLIDHGIDFIARNGRTDRGGWVRTLQPNGSVADPAEDAYDHSCVLLALAHAHRCGHRDALRLAQETFQFIDAHLEDHSLNGFLESPGWNGMRFSNPHMHMLESFLAWHDVTGDRAYLRRAARVIDLFRCHFFDQESWTLGERFDADWLPSPGPDGQWTEPGHHFEWASLLVDFSRASGQKDLVAYARKLYSSAVASGLNRATGLAYAAVSRNGIPLDRISRSWPQCEAVKAAAALDGIGGPDLKPEIEARVARLFRWHIDPAPLGLWIDRIDERGRSVATEVPASIFYHLVTALMQYLDKTGGQVEPFRPPVSETGKSTVRRAYA